TCCAGCGAATTGCTGTTTTTTTCCACCCTTCTTTTGTCTATTATTCACAAAGCTGCTTTACAACGCTGAAAAAACCGCCAGAGAGGTTATTAACCTGGTCTCTGACGGATCTTCTTTCAATCTATATTCTTCTCCGATAATCTTTAACTTCGTCACTCCTCTGACGGATCGATATCGATCAGGACTTTCATCGTTGTCTCGCGATTCCTGTCTATGTACTCATAAGCCTCCAGATACCGGTCAAAAGAAAAATGCTGGCTCATCAGTGGCTTCAATTGGATTTTTCCTTCTCCAACAAGACGGATCGCTTCTGTATAATCCTCGTGCCGGTACATCATCGTTGTATTCAGGTCCAATTCATGGTCATTGAGTACTGCCAGATCCACATTTGCCATCTTCCCGAATACAGCAACCAGGATAATGATGCTGCCCTTCCTGGCATATTTAATGGCCTGTCCCATGGTAATATCATTCCCTGCACAGTCATAGATCACATCTGCCTTATCAGGTCCAAAGCTCTCTGTCATAGCCTCTCCAAAATCCTTATGCTGCGTATTTACGGCAAAATCAGCACCTGCCATTTTCGCCAGACCGAGTCGATAATCTGAAACGTCCGTGATTAATACCCGCGATGCACCGAGTGCCTTCACAGACTGTGCCAGCAGATTTCCGATCGTTCCCGCCCCCAGAATCGCCACATCTTTGCCATGCAGATCGCCAAACCGCTTTGCCGCGTGTACCGTCACTGCCAGCGGTTCAATCATAGCACCCTCATTAAACGTCATATGATCCGGAAGCGGTGTGACTTTTGATGCATCCGCGACAAAGTATTCACTGGCCGCACCGGTTGTCTGAAATCCCATGACCTTCAGTTCTTCACACAAATTATACTTTCCGTGCAGACAGGGATAACACGCCCCGCAATACACCTGAGGTTCAATCGTCACCTTCTGTCCTTCTGTAAAGCCGGTAACCCCCGTGCCGCATGTCACGACTTTCGCGGACATTTCATGCCCCTGGGTCACAGGATAGCTGGTGAACGGATGCGTACCGTGATACACATGAATGTCACTCCCGCATACGCCTAACTTCATAACCTTTACGAGGACCTGATTTTCTCCCGGTTCAGGAACCGGTACATTTCTGTATTCGATTGTCTTTGGAGCAGTCATTACCTGCTGAATCATCGTGTTCATTTTTTATCCTCCATTTTCCTGTAAGAAGGAGGGCGCTCACACGCAGCTATACCACAGTGGAAAAAAACTGGTGAATCAGTTTAAACGCCATACCGTAAGCCGAAGCCTCCCAGCGATACTTGCCACAATGGATAAACAGGGCATCCTGGTCCAAATAATCATACTGCATCGTCAGCAGCCGCAGACTGGAAAGGTACTTTTCCATGTATCCCCCCACATGGCCGCCTACGATGATTTCGCAGTCGTTCAGCATACGGATATTGGAAATGACGACGGAAAGATTTTCCAGATAACGATCCCATATTAATCGGTTCTCTTCATTCCCGTCCTCAAGCAGAGAAAAGAATTCCTGAAGATTTCCATCGCCCAGTACCTTGGCGGAACAGTAACTGTCAACACAGCCCTTCTTGCCGCAATAGCAGGTCTTCCCCTCCGGGAATAGAATCATATGGCCGATCTCCGAACTCTTATTGTTGACACCTCCGTATGGCTTGCCGTTTACGCTGAAAGCGCCTCCCACGGTGGCGTTCAATGACAGATAAAATGCCGTGCCGGTCCGAAAGCGTTTTTCAGACAAAGCTGCTGCATTTCCGTCATTTTCAAAGACTACCGGATAAGGCAGTGCTTTCTCCAGGTCCATCAGGCTGTAGTTTTCCAGCTGGAATGCATGAGACTTACGAATGACCCGATTACCGTTATCCAACACTCCGGGCAGCGATATCCCGATCCCAAGTATTTTTTCCCTGTCCGTTACATTTCCCGAAACAAACTCTTCGACCTTTCTGCCGAACTGTTCATAATAGGTATACGTCGGCTCGAAATGAAACCTTATCCGTTCTTTGTTCAGAAGAACTCCATCCAATCCAACCAGAACCATTTCCAGATGATGGTTCGTTATGTTAATACCAATCGCCAGCCGGGAATCTCGGACGATGGAGATGATCTTCGCTTTACGCCCTCCGCTCGACTCTGACTGCCCCACTTCGGCAATCAGGCCGCTCTCTTTCAATTCTTTGATTTTTTGCAGTACAGTCGGCAGACTGAAACCGCATTCCTGAATAATATCATTCCGGGTAACTTCTCCTCTGTCTGATATGTATTCAATTATCCTACTTTTTATAGCTTTGGTAGTATCCTCACGAAATTGTTTTGCCATGTTTTATTCCTTGTTTTATAAAATATTTTATTTTAGCTTAACACAAACACGGTTTTCCGTCAATCATACTACTTTTTATACGGAATGATTCCGCCGAATACATCGTCTTCTTCCGGTTTACCCACAGCATACTCCAGAAACCTGTTCAACGCGCTGCGCCAGAAGATCCAGTCATGAATGCCTTCCCATGTTTCATACATGACATCCAGATGACATTTGCACAGTAAATGATAGAATGCCTTATTCTGCTGATGCACCAGCAGGTCTTCTGTCCCGCACGCCAGATAAATTTTAGGAACTTCCGCCGCCCTAAGTCTTTTAGCCAGGCAGCCAAGATCCTCTCTTTCCCCGGCTGTTCCCCCCTCACCGACTATGGCCGCAATCTCGTTGATAAAGTTTGCACCGCAGTCACTGACTTCACCCAGCCTTTCTGCCTCACTGAAAAATGCCCGGATGTCTGTGACCCCGCTGAAAGAGCCAACCGCTGCAAACACACCGGGCTCAGACAGTGCAGCATGGAGAGCGCCGAAACCGCCCATTGACAGCCCTGCGATCATCAGATGATCCGGGTCAGCCGGTATATGAAACATGTTGCCCATCATCTCCGGAAGTTCACCGGTTAAATACTCTGTGTAATGTCCTCCATATTTCATATCCAGCCAGAAACTTTTGTGTCCCTCCGGCACAATGACCGCAATATTATATCGTGCTGCAAATTCGTCTGCCAGTCCGTGCCTGATCCAGCCGGATGCATTATCTGAAATGCCATGAAGCAGTATCAATGATTTTGTCGGACCATCCTTCTGGTAACGGTGTCCATCATAAGGCAGGCTGACATATACCTGTGTCTCAAATCCTAATGTTTTCGGAAATATATTGCCCTGGAAAAGCGCCATATTATGATTCCTCTCTGAGAACCTCTGCTATTTTCTATGGTTTACGCTGCTTTCGGTGCCTTTTTGCCTGACCGCCCAAAGCTGTCAAAGACTACAACCGCGAGAAGCACAATACCCTTGATGATCTGCTGCCAGTAGTCATTTGCACCCATAATTGACATTCCATTGTTTAAGACTCCGATGATTGCAGCACCGATTATCGCTCCCGCGATACTGCCTTTACCGCCATTTACGCTGACTCCGCCCAATACAGCCGCCGTAAGGACGTCCATCTCAAAGCTGTTTGCGATGTTCGGCTGTCCGGAACCGGTCCGGCAGAGCATAACGATTCCCGCGATACCTGTCAGAAAGCCGAGCAGCGCGTACGTTAAGACACGTGTAAAATGAGTGTTGACGCCAGTCAGCCTCAAAGCTTCCTCGTTACTTCCGAGTGCGTAGAAATGCCGCCCGATATAAGTCTTGTTCAATAAGACAATGCCGAATACGATAACCGCGATCATGATCAGGCCGGGAATCGGAAAGAACCCAAACAGATTTCCCTGTCCTATTGTTTTCAGATAGTCCGGGATACCGTACATCGGATACCCGTTAGAGATAACGAAAGCTGCCCCGCGAAGTGCCGTCTGCATCGCCAATGTGGCAATGAGCGGCGGAATGCCCGTCCTGCTGATGACAAACCCGTTAAAAGTTCCGATCAAGGTAGTAAAAGCGATGCCGATGATCAGCGCAAGAATCGGATTGATTCCCATATTGATGATCAGGTAACAGATAATAATATTCATGATCGCTATCTGTGATCCGACTGACAGATCCAGCCCCCCGCCGATCAGAACGAAGGTAAAGCCTACCGTAACAATCCCCATCATGGAAATCTGACGGATAATATTCATCGCGTTGCCCACTGCAAAAAATGCCGGCGATATAATAGAGAACACAATAATCAATGCAATGAAAATAAGAAAAATCATATATTGTTTAAAACCACTGGATACTTTACGTTTCATATTTCCCTCCTATAATATCCCTGATGCCATTGCCAGAACCTGATCCTGCGAGAACTCATTTTTCTCAAGAAGGCCTGCAACTTTTTTCTCATTAAGAACCACAAGTCTGTCAGAAATATTCAGCAATTCGACCATGTCTGAGGAAATCAGCAGTATCGCCATTCCCTGACCTGCAAATTCTGCGATCAGATTATAAATCTCCTGCTTGGCCCCTACATCTACACCTCTGGTTGGCTCATCCAGGATCAAGACCTTAGGGTTGCTGGCGATCCATTTTGCCAAAACCACCTTCTGCTGATTGCCTCCGCTAAGGCTTGAAACATTGTCTTTCACGCTTCCCACCTTGATGCGGAAAGCAGCTCTTTGTTTTTCAACAATTTCCTTCTCTCTGTCTTTTTGTATAAAAATATTTTTGGAAATCCGTTTCAGGATCGGCATCGTGATATTCCAGCTGATCGGCAGCGATAAAATAGCTCCATGGTTTTTTCTGTCCTCCGGAACATAGGCGATTCCCTTCTCCAGTGCCTGTTTCGGTGATTTGACGGTGATCTTCTCTCCATTCAGAATTAAATCCCCACTTTCAATTCTCTCCGCTCCAAACAAAAGACGTGCCAGTTCGGTTCTTCCGGCTCCAAGCAAACCGCCGAGACCCAGAATCTCACCTGCCCGCAGGGTAAAAGAAATGTCCTTCAGGCCGTTACCGCCAATATGTTTCGCCTCCAGAACCACATCACCTTTTTCCCAGGTCGGATGAAATTCGATCTCCTCCACTTTTCGGTTCGCCATCTGATAAATCAATTCCTGACGCGTAATGTCCTGCGTCGCAGACGTCAATATGTATTTTCCATCCCGCATAACCGTCAGACGGTCTGCAATTCTATAGATTTCTTCCAGCCGATGTGATATGTATATGATCGTGACTCCCTTTTCCTTCAGTCTGCCGATCAACTCAAAAAGATCCTCAGTCTCATTGGTGGACAGCGGAGCCGTCGGTTCATCCATAATCAGTATCTTCGAATCTTTTGCAACCGCCTTTGCAATTTCCACCAGCTGCATCTGCGCAGTCGTCATATGTTCGATGATGTCCGTCGGACTGATATTCACTTTCATGCTGTCCAGAACTTCTTTTGCTTTTTCTATATACTTCTTCTTATCATAAATTTTGCTTTTCTGATCTGACTGAAGTTCATCCCCCATATAAATATTCTCCGCAACCGTCAGCGATGGAAACAGATTAAACTCCTGATATATGGTAGACACGCCCACACTCCTGGAAAGCTGCGGCGTCATTCTGGCGTAGCTTTTTCCCCAGAAGACAAGTTCGCCTGAATCCGGTACCTCTGCGCCGGATATCATTTTGATCAGAGTGGATTTTCCCGCACCATTTTCTCCCATCAGTGCATGGGTCTCGCCCTTCTCAAAATCTATCGACACATTATCCAGCGCCTGAATACCGCCGTACCGTTTCTTTATATTATGTACAGATAATACAAGTTCTTTTTCCATATTATCACT
The Ruminococcus gauvreauii genome window above contains:
- a CDS encoding sugar ABC transporter ATP-binding protein → MEKELVLSVHNIKKRYGGIQALDNVSIDFEKGETHALMGENGAGKSTLIKMISGAEVPDSGELVFWGKSYARMTPQLSRSVGVSTIYQEFNLFPSLTVAENIYMGDELQSDQKSKIYDKKKYIEKAKEVLDSMKVNISPTDIIEHMTTAQMQLVEIAKAVAKDSKILIMDEPTAPLSTNETEDLFELIGRLKEKGVTIIYISHRLEEIYRIADRLTVMRDGKYILTSATQDITRQELIYQMANRKVEEIEFHPTWEKGDVVLEAKHIGGNGLKDISFTLRAGEILGLGGLLGAGRTELARLLFGAERIESGDLILNGEKITVKSPKQALEKGIAYVPEDRKNHGAILSLPISWNITMPILKRISKNIFIQKDREKEIVEKQRAAFRIKVGSVKDNVSSLSGGNQQKVVLAKWIASNPKVLILDEPTRGVDVGAKQEIYNLIAEFAGQGMAILLISSDMVELLNISDRLVVLNEKKVAGLLEKNEFSQDQVLAMASGIL
- a CDS encoding ROK family transcriptional regulator, which translates into the protein MAKQFREDTTKAIKSRIIEYISDRGEVTRNDIIQECGFSLPTVLQKIKELKESGLIAEVGQSESSGGRKAKIISIVRDSRLAIGINITNHHLEMVLVGLDGVLLNKERIRFHFEPTYTYYEQFGRKVEEFVSGNVTDREKILGIGISLPGVLDNGNRVIRKSHAFQLENYSLMDLEKALPYPVVFENDGNAAALSEKRFRTGTAFYLSLNATVGGAFSVNGKPYGGVNNKSSEIGHMILFPEGKTCYCGKKGCVDSYCSAKVLGDGNLQEFFSLLEDGNEENRLIWDRYLENLSVVISNIRMLNDCEIIVGGHVGGYMEKYLSSLRLLTMQYDYLDQDALFIHCGKYRWEASAYGMAFKLIHQFFSTVV
- a CDS encoding ABC transporter permease; its protein translation is MKRKVSSGFKQYMIFLIFIALIIVFSIISPAFFAVGNAMNIIRQISMMGIVTVGFTFVLIGGGLDLSVGSQIAIMNIIICYLIINMGINPILALIIGIAFTTLIGTFNGFVISRTGIPPLIATLAMQTALRGAAFVISNGYPMYGIPDYLKTIGQGNLFGFFPIPGLIMIAVIVFGIVLLNKTYIGRHFYALGSNEEALRLTGVNTHFTRVLTYALLGFLTGIAGIVMLCRTGSGQPNIANSFEMDVLTAAVLGGVSVNGGKGSIAGAIIGAAIIGVLNNGMSIMGANDYWQQIIKGIVLLAVVVFDSFGRSGKKAPKAA
- a CDS encoding alpha/beta hydrolase; translation: MALFQGNIFPKTLGFETQVYVSLPYDGHRYQKDGPTKSLILLHGISDNASGWIRHGLADEFAARYNIAVIVPEGHKSFWLDMKYGGHYTEYLTGELPEMMGNMFHIPADPDHLMIAGLSMGGFGALHAALSEPGVFAAVGSFSGVTDIRAFFSEAERLGEVSDCGANFINEIAAIVGEGGTAGEREDLGCLAKRLRAAEVPKIYLACGTEDLLVHQQNKAFYHLLCKCHLDVMYETWEGIHDWIFWRSALNRFLEYAVGKPEEDDVFGGIIPYKK
- a CDS encoding zinc-dependent alcohol dehydrogenase, translating into MIQQVMTAPKTIEYRNVPVPEPGENQVLVKVMKLGVCGSDIHVYHGTHPFTSYPVTQGHEMSAKVVTCGTGVTGFTEGQKVTIEPQVYCGACYPCLHGKYNLCEELKVMGFQTTGAASEYFVADASKVTPLPDHMTFNEGAMIEPLAVTVHAAKRFGDLHGKDVAILGAGTIGNLLAQSVKALGASRVLITDVSDYRLGLAKMAGADFAVNTQHKDFGEAMTESFGPDKADVIYDCAGNDITMGQAIKYARKGSIIILVAVFGKMANVDLAVLNDHELDLNTTMMYRHEDYTEAIRLVGEGKIQLKPLMSQHFSFDRYLEAYEYIDRNRETTMKVLIDIDPSEE